The following is a genomic window from Sphingobacterium spiritivorum.
CCGGATATATACGGGGAGGCTGTTCGCCCATCGGAATGAAGAAAGCATTTCCGACTTACATAGAACAATCTGTCCGGGAGCAGACTTCTATTAGTATCAGTGCGGGAAAAAGAGGATTGCAGATTATCCTGAGTCCGCAGGACCTGGTAAAGGTTACGAATGCCCGATATGCTGAATTGATATAGTTTCAGGCTTTTATATATAGCCACATTATCAATGATATAAAGCCATAATTATAAAGTATAAATTGATATTATCATTACCTTATGTTTAATTCTCCTGCAGGTTTAGCCACTTCAAAAAGACATTACGCCATATTGGACGGACTTAGAGGTGTGGCCGCACTGGTCATCGTGATCTTCCATTTTCTGGAATGGATCTACAGCGATTTTAGTGATAATATAGTAGGACACGGCTATCTGGCTGTAGATTTCTTCTTTTGCTTGTCCGGTTTTGTAATAGGCTATGCTTATGATGATCGTATTAATCAAATGGGACTTAAGCAGTTTTTTATTTCCAGAGCTATACGTCTGCATCCTTTAGTGATTCTGGGTGGTATACTGGGTCTGTTAGGCTATTTCTTTGATCCTTTTACCGGACCTGAAGAAGTTCTTTCTACCAGTCGCATGATCCTCATTATAGTCTTCACTCTGGTTCTTATCCCGTTTCCGGTAATGAAAGATAAGGTGTATAACATGTTTGGACTGAATGCTCCGGCATGGTCTCTCTTTTGGGAATATATAGCTAACATTGTATATGCTTTATTTCTGTCCCGCATCAGACGAACATTCCTTATCCTGTTAACCGTTGTGGCAGCAGGTGTTTTATGTTATGTCAGTTATACCGCTGGTGGCCTTTCCGGCGGATGGGGAAAAGGAAATTTTTGGGAAGGCGGCGCACGCATTGCCTATTCCTTTCTTGCAGGTTTACTTATTCATCGTTCCAAATGGATTCTACATTCCAAACTAGGCTTTGCAAGTCTTAGTATTTTGCTGATATTGCCATTTATGATGCCGTTCACCTCATGGAACTGGCTGGCAGAATCTCTGGTTGTACTTTTATATTTCCCCTTGCTTGTTTCTCTGGGCGCAGGGGCATTTCTTTCACCTTCCTTACAAAAGATCTGTAATTTTTCGGGACAGATATCCTATCCGATCTATATGACTCATTATTGGGGAATATGGGTGTTTGCTCACTATTATACGCAATACAAGCCGAGTACAGAGCAGCTTTTTTATATCATACCGCTATGTGTTATACTATTGGTATTATTTGCGTACCTGACAATGATTATATACGACATTCCTGTACGAAGATATTTAAGCCGCATAATGCGTAAATAGCGGTTTTATTTTCTGTGCAGGCCAAATTT
Proteins encoded in this region:
- a CDS encoding acyltransferase family protein, whose translation is MFNSPAGLATSKRHYAILDGLRGVAALVIVIFHFLEWIYSDFSDNIVGHGYLAVDFFFCLSGFVIGYAYDDRINQMGLKQFFISRAIRLHPLVILGGILGLLGYFFDPFTGPEEVLSTSRMILIIVFTLVLIPFPVMKDKVYNMFGLNAPAWSLFWEYIANIVYALFLSRIRRTFLILLTVVAAGVLCYVSYTAGGLSGGWGKGNFWEGGARIAYSFLAGLLIHRSKWILHSKLGFASLSILLILPFMMPFTSWNWLAESLVVLLYFPLLVSLGAGAFLSPSLQKICNFSGQISYPIYMTHYWGIWVFAHYYTQYKPSTEQLFYIIPLCVILLVLFAYLTMIIYDIPVRRYLSRIMRK